One genomic window of Arthrobacter caoxuetaonis includes the following:
- a CDS encoding transcriptional regulator, whose product MPELDPVIHAESRLRAMTMLNEVGENNQIAFTKLQKMLDMTAGNLSTHLRKLETAGYAEVTKTIEGRTPATYVGITPEGRAAYARYRKNLNDLLSGLS is encoded by the coding sequence ATGCCTGAACTGGACCCCGTCATCCACGCCGAATCCCGGCTGCGCGCCATGACGATGCTCAACGAAGTCGGAGAGAACAACCAGATTGCCTTCACCAAGCTGCAGAAGATGCTGGACATGACGGCAGGTAACCTCTCCACCCACCTGCGAAAGCTCGAAACCGCCGGCTATGCGGAGGTCACCAAGACCATCGAGGGCCGCACTCCCGCTACGTACGTCGGCATCACTCCCGAGGGCCGGGCTGCCTACGCGCGTTACCGCAAGAACCTGAACGACCTGCTCTCCGGGCTCTCCTAG
- a CDS encoding ABC transporter ATP-binding protein: protein MTVLPTGARNVLAGAYGVSKSYGSTTALDGVDFSVTAGETVGLLGPNGAGKSTLLNLLSGLRQPDSGRVELFGQDPRNPPARQGLGTTPQATSVPATLRVRETVDFVGSHYADPVPTAELLEGFGLGAVAGKQCGGLSGGQQRRLLVALALVGRPRLVILDEPTTGLDVEARENLWERLADYRAGGGTLLITSHYLDEIQTLASRVVVINDGSVVADGDVDAIRSRVSVSRVSFHTSLPSSYFVSQPHTVSASLSASGATTVLTNDADDTVRRLVQDNVDFRGLEVHAASLEEAFISLTHSTAERKASR, encoded by the coding sequence ATGACCGTTCTTCCCACAGGTGCACGAAACGTCCTGGCCGGCGCCTACGGGGTCAGCAAGAGCTACGGCTCAACGACCGCGTTGGACGGCGTCGACTTTTCCGTCACGGCCGGCGAGACGGTTGGCCTGCTGGGGCCCAACGGTGCCGGCAAATCAACGCTGCTGAACCTGCTCAGCGGCCTGCGGCAACCCGATTCCGGCCGGGTGGAACTCTTCGGCCAGGATCCCCGGAACCCGCCGGCACGCCAGGGCCTGGGCACAACACCCCAGGCCACCTCAGTGCCCGCAACGCTGCGGGTGCGTGAAACGGTGGATTTCGTCGGCTCGCACTACGCCGATCCGGTGCCTACCGCGGAACTGCTGGAGGGATTCGGACTGGGCGCCGTCGCCGGCAAGCAGTGCGGCGGGCTTTCCGGCGGCCAGCAGCGCCGCCTCCTGGTGGCACTGGCCCTGGTGGGCCGCCCGCGCCTCGTGATCCTCGATGAACCCACCACCGGACTGGATGTCGAGGCACGGGAGAATCTGTGGGAACGGCTGGCGGATTACCGGGCCGGCGGCGGAACGCTGCTGATCACCAGCCATTACCTCGACGAGATCCAGACACTGGCAAGCCGTGTGGTGGTCATCAACGACGGCTCCGTGGTGGCCGACGGCGATGTGGACGCCATCCGCAGCCGGGTCAGCGTCAGCCGCGTCTCGTTCCATACTTCCCTGCCGTCGTCGTACTTCGTTTCCCAGCCACACACGGTGTCGGCGAGCCTGTCAGCATCAGGGGCCACCACGGTACTGACGAACGACGCCGATGACACGGTCCGCAGGCTGGTGCAGGACAACGTGGATTTCCGTGGGCTTGAGGTCCACGCCGCAAGCCTGGAAGAGGCCTTTATTTCGCTGACCCATTCCACCGCCGAACGGAAGGCAAGCCGATGA
- a CDS encoding ABC transporter permease: MTGTQAVRPPTIPPANKPLFELVRIHTRAQVLEQLRIPVAVLSSTVFPTLALVFFVLPQTAVTSNPQASLMAIAQLAVFGVMSAFLFNYGIGVAEERANPWSSYVRTLPVGAFPATVARAVTAMMFAFFALIPVLAVGATTTAGLQLYTDGTLSWWRIPASVLVWLLCGLPFLFLGLLVGYLCTSKVAIAVTQVVFFPLAFAGGMMLPPEIFSPGLNTFSQFLPSRAARDISVSALSGEALPATSVICFLAWTVLLCAGAVWANRRDQGRRFR, translated from the coding sequence ATGACCGGCACCCAGGCGGTTCGCCCGCCCACCATCCCACCAGCCAACAAACCGCTGTTCGAGCTGGTCCGCATCCACACCAGGGCCCAGGTGCTTGAACAGCTGCGCATCCCGGTAGCCGTTCTGTCCTCCACGGTCTTTCCCACTCTGGCCCTGGTGTTCTTCGTGCTGCCGCAGACCGCGGTGACGTCCAATCCGCAGGCCTCGCTCATGGCGATCGCCCAGCTGGCAGTCTTCGGGGTGATGAGCGCGTTCCTGTTCAACTACGGGATAGGTGTGGCCGAAGAACGGGCCAATCCATGGAGCAGCTACGTCCGGACGCTGCCCGTCGGCGCATTTCCTGCCACCGTGGCACGGGCAGTCACTGCCATGATGTTCGCGTTCTTCGCGCTGATCCCGGTGCTGGCAGTCGGTGCCACCACCACGGCCGGACTGCAGCTTTACACAGACGGAACCCTGTCCTGGTGGCGCATTCCGGCGTCGGTGCTGGTGTGGCTGCTGTGCGGGCTGCCGTTCCTCTTCCTTGGATTGCTGGTTGGCTACCTGTGCACGTCCAAAGTGGCCATCGCGGTGACGCAGGTGGTCTTCTTTCCGCTGGCCTTCGCAGGCGGCATGATGCTTCCGCCGGAGATCTTCTCCCCCGGCCTGAACACCTTCTCGCAGTTCCTGCCGTCCCGGGCCGCGCGGGACATTTCCGTCTCGGCGCTGTCCGGAGAAGCCCTGCCCGCAACCTCGGTCATCTGCTTCCTTGCCTGGACCGTGCTGCTGTGCGCCGGCGCGGTGTGGGCAAACCGCAGGGACCAGGGACGGCGTTTCCGCTAG
- a CDS encoding DnaJ C-terminal domain-containing protein, translating to MASQDWVDKDFYKILGVPKDASDADIKKSYRKLARKYHPDQNQNDPAAEKMFKDVSEAYSVLSDAEERQQYDAIRAMGSGARFSAGGGAGPAGGAGAGFEDIFGGLFGQSAGRSRTRNTYSTGSNIPPEFADLFGGGGFGGGGGFGSAPPQKGADRTASTTISFAGSINGTVIGLREPSGEVVEVRVPAGVKDGQRIRVRGKGQPGAAGNGDLMVTVHVTPHDFFVRDGNNIRIHVPVSFPEAALGATIEVPTLTADKVKLKVPAGTPSGRTLRVKGRGVHTSKGDGDLLVTVDVAVPSHLNKDAKAAVEAFAEATKGEDPRAGLAAKARL from the coding sequence TTGGCTAGTCAGGATTGGGTCGACAAGGATTTCTACAAGATTCTGGGTGTTCCCAAGGACGCTTCCGACGCCGACATCAAGAAGTCGTACCGGAAGCTGGCCAGAAAGTACCACCCGGACCAGAACCAGAATGATCCGGCGGCGGAGAAGATGTTCAAGGACGTTTCCGAGGCTTATTCCGTCCTGTCCGATGCCGAAGAACGGCAGCAGTATGACGCCATCCGCGCCATGGGCAGCGGCGCCAGGTTCTCGGCAGGCGGCGGCGCGGGCCCCGCAGGCGGAGCCGGTGCCGGATTCGAAGACATTTTTGGCGGACTGTTCGGGCAGTCTGCCGGGCGCAGCCGCACGCGCAATACGTACAGCACCGGCAGCAACATTCCTCCCGAGTTTGCCGACCTGTTTGGCGGCGGCGGCTTCGGCGGGGGAGGCGGGTTTGGCTCGGCTCCGCCCCAGAAGGGCGCCGACCGGACCGCCAGCACCACTATTTCCTTTGCCGGATCCATCAATGGAACGGTCATCGGCCTCCGTGAACCCAGCGGGGAAGTCGTGGAGGTCCGGGTTCCCGCCGGAGTCAAGGACGGCCAGCGGATCCGGGTGCGCGGCAAGGGCCAGCCCGGCGCAGCGGGCAACGGGGACCTGATGGTCACCGTGCATGTCACGCCGCACGATTTCTTTGTGCGGGACGGCAACAACATCCGCATCCATGTGCCGGTTTCCTTCCCCGAAGCTGCCCTGGGCGCCACGATCGAGGTCCCGACCCTCACCGCGGACAAGGTCAAGCTGAAGGTCCCGGCAGGAACCCCCTCCGGGCGGACCCTCCGGGTCAAGGGCCGCGGCGTCCACACGTCCAAGGGCGACGGCGACCTGCTGGTGACAGTCGACGTCGCCGTTCCGTCGCATCTGAACAAGGACGCCAAGGCTGCGGTCGAGGCTTTCGCCGAAGCGACAAAGGGTGAAGACCCGAGGGCCGGGCTCGCCGCGAAGGCACGCCTCTAG